The following coding sequences lie in one Campylobacter concisus genomic window:
- a CDS encoding 2,3,4,5-tetrahydropyridine-2,6-carboxylate N-succinyltransferase: MSKEFKDANDFKEFFEEFRKKDGYKDPLAFGIARIDRGQKNTDKILQATFAVVNYKESFLSAAAYIYALQKCDVKVDFNGSEFVADLTPKVVKKASKLFSVFEKEISSHKNVQNLHAVKMAFDDDLELNENKFKLVFLFDDAKPLSVEAVYLKLYLISLGKVAPRTIVLDGAFGTLPNVAWTSQNTPIELEWLRENEISLKMFGEYPAIVSVDKFPRFLSHIIPADNTRILDSAKVRMGAAVYPGTVVMPGAAYINFNAGTTGGVMVEGRVSSSVVVGEGSDVGGGASILGVLSGTNGNPVSIGKHCLLGANSVTGVPLGDNCIVDAGIAVLEGTKVYISASEREKLAKLNPEFKFKAEIYKALELGGLNGLHFRQNSQTGQITASASKRAIKLNEALH, translated from the coding sequence ATGTCTAAAGAGTTTAAAGATGCAAATGATTTTAAGGAATTTTTTGAAGAATTTAGAAAAAAAGATGGTTACAAAGATCCGCTTGCTTTTGGTATCGCTAGGATCGATCGCGGACAAAAAAATACAGATAAAATTTTGCAAGCGACTTTTGCTGTTGTAAATTACAAAGAGAGCTTTTTAAGCGCAGCCGCTTATATCTATGCCTTGCAAAAATGTGATGTTAAGGTTGATTTTAATGGCTCTGAATTTGTAGCTGATCTTACTCCAAAAGTGGTAAAAAAGGCTAGCAAGCTCTTTAGTGTCTTTGAAAAAGAGATAAGCTCTCATAAAAATGTACAAAATTTGCATGCCGTAAAAATGGCATTTGATGACGATCTTGAACTAAATGAGAATAAATTTAAGCTTGTATTTTTGTTTGATGATGCAAAACCACTTAGCGTGGAGGCCGTATATCTCAAGCTTTACTTGATCTCACTTGGCAAAGTCGCACCTAGGACGATCGTGCTTGATGGAGCTTTTGGTACGTTACCAAATGTTGCATGGACTAGCCAAAATACGCCAATTGAGCTTGAATGGCTAAGAGAAAATGAAATTTCTCTAAAGATGTTTGGCGAATATCCAGCGATCGTTAGCGTGGATAAATTCCCAAGATTTTTAAGCCACATCATCCCAGCTGATAACACGAGAATTTTAGACTCAGCCAAGGTTCGCATGGGTGCTGCCGTGTATCCTGGCACAGTCGTTATGCCTGGTGCTGCCTACATCAACTTTAACGCAGGTACAACTGGTGGCGTTATGGTTGAAGGCAGAGTCAGCAGCTCTGTCGTAGTTGGCGAGGGTAGCGACGTAGGCGGAGGGGCAAGCATACTTGGCGTGCTAAGTGGCACAAACGGCAACCCTGTAAGCATTGGCAAACACTGCTTGCTTGGCGCAAACTCAGTCACGGGTGTGCCTCTTGGTGATAACTGCATCGTGGATGCCGGCATAGCGGTGCTTGAAGGCACAAAGGTCTATATCTCTGCCAGTGAGCGTGAAAAGCTAGCCAAACTAAATCCAGAGTTTAAATTTAAAGCTGAAATTTACAAAGCGCTTGAGCTTGGTGGGCTAAATGGACTTCATTTTAGACAAAATAGCCAAACAGGCCAGATCACTGCAAGTGCGAGCAAAAGGGCGATCAAGCTAAATGAGGCACTTCATTAA
- a CDS encoding Fic family protein, producing the protein MHPYDDGNGRITRALAHYFLREDGVKPFSISSII; encoded by the coding sequence ATCCATCCTTATGATGACGGTAATGGACGCATAACAAGGGCTTTGGCGCACTACTTTTTAAGAGAAGATGGTGTTAAGCCATTTTCTATCTCTAGCATTATTTAA
- the thiC gene encoding phosphomethylpyrimidine synthase ThiC, which translates to MRDKTQMYYARRGEITQEMSYVARIEGLSENLVMDEVAKGSIIIPANINHKNLKPMGIGRKLKTKVNANIGNSSLSSDICAELRKLEICLEFGADTVMDLSTDGDLDAIRSAIIEHSSVPVGTVPMYEILKVAKEVTNITNELILEILEKQAKQGVSYFTIHAGFLREFLPLVKKRKMGIVSRGGSLSASYMSKLNKQNPFYEIFDEILEICARYNVSLSLGDGLRPGCLFDATDEAQLSELKVLGELTLRAWEKDVQVMIEGPGHVPLNQIEYNMKIEQELCHDAPFYVLGPLVSDIGAGYDHITSAIGGTMAAYHGASMLCYVTQKEHLGLPNENDVREGIVAHKIAAHAADVALGKAGAIEKDHAMSDARYAFDWNKQFELSFDPKKARELHDESLPEDAFKSAHFCSMCGPKFCAYKISKDLEKGEKC; encoded by the coding sequence ATGAGAGATAAGACGCAGATGTATTATGCTAGGCGCGGCGAGATAACGCAAGAGATGAGCTATGTGGCAAGGATCGAAGGGCTTAGTGAAAATTTAGTGATGGATGAGGTTGCAAAAGGTAGCATCATCATACCAGCAAATATAAATCATAAAAATTTAAAGCCAATGGGCATAGGGCGGAAGCTAAAGACAAAGGTCAATGCAAATATCGGCAATTCAAGCTTAAGCAGCGACATTTGCGCTGAGCTTAGAAAGCTTGAAATTTGCTTAGAATTTGGCGCTGATACGGTTATGGATCTAAGTACGGACGGCGATTTGGACGCTATTAGAAGTGCAATCATTGAGCATTCAAGCGTGCCAGTTGGCACAGTGCCTATGTATGAAATTTTAAAAGTGGCAAAAGAGGTTACCAATATCACAAATGAGCTCATTTTAGAGATACTTGAAAAACAAGCAAAGCAAGGAGTTAGTTACTTTACGATACACGCTGGCTTTTTGCGTGAGTTTTTGCCGCTTGTCAAAAAGCGAAAAATGGGCATAGTAAGCCGTGGTGGTAGTTTAAGTGCAAGCTATATGTCAAAGCTAAATAAGCAAAATCCATTTTATGAAATTTTTGATGAAATTTTAGAAATTTGCGCAAGATATAATGTCTCGCTCTCACTTGGTGATGGACTTCGCCCAGGATGTCTTTTTGATGCGACAGATGAGGCGCAGCTTAGCGAGCTAAAGGTGCTTGGAGAGCTAACGCTTCGTGCATGGGAAAAAGATGTGCAAGTGATGATTGAAGGTCCTGGCCATGTGCCATTAAATCAAATTGAGTATAATATGAAAATCGAACAAGAGCTCTGCCATGATGCCCCATTTTACGTGCTTGGGCCGCTTGTCTCAGACATAGGTGCAGGATACGATCATATCACCTCGGCGATCGGTGGCACAATGGCAGCATATCACGGTGCTAGCATGCTTTGCTACGTGACGCAAAAAGAGCACCTTGGCTTGCCAAACGAAAATGATGTAAGAGAGGGCATCGTAGCTCACAAGATAGCAGCTCATGCCGCAGACGTCGCGCTTGGCAAAGCTGGAGCTATCGAAAAAGATCATGCGATGAGTGATGCAAGATACGCATTTGATTGGAACAAGCAGTTTGAGCTTAGCTTTGATCCAAAAAAGGCTAGAGAGCTTCACGATGAGAGCTTGCCAGAAGACGCGTTTAAGAGCGCTCATTTTTGTTCGATGTGCGGACCAAAATTTTGTGCATATAAAATTTCAAAAGATCTAGAAAAAGGAGAAAAATGTTAA
- a CDS encoding gamma-glutamyl phosphate reductase — translation MKFLAILFCSLTFLFAMSYEKKVEARLCGLINQREMAKIYGDIRSIDSFDKKIESYKFRNGIEKFDEDSCRANGYYPVDPNYAPYPPNYHPYYRNEYERYDRFQRGYRGGYYNDDDYDDGFDRGYRRGYKDARRDYRLGR, via the coding sequence ATGAAATTTTTAGCCATTTTATTTTGTTCATTGACTTTTTTGTTTGCTATGAGTTATGAAAAAAAAGTTGAAGCTAGGCTTTGTGGTCTTATAAATCAAAGAGAAATGGCTAAAATTTATGGCGATATAAGAAGCATTGATAGCTTTGACAAAAAAATAGAAAGCTACAAATTTCGCAACGGAATAGAAAAATTTGACGAGGATAGTTGCCGTGCAAATGGCTACTATCCTGTTGATCCAAACTATGCGCCATATCCGCCTAACTACCACCCATACTATCGAAATGAGTACGAAAGATATGATAGATTTCAGCGTGGTTACCGCGGAGGCTACTATAACGATGACGACTACGATGATGGTTTTGATCGTGGTTATAGGCGTGGTTATAAGGATGCTAGAAGAGACTATAGGCTAGGTAGATAA
- a CDS encoding PFL family protein translates to MDIKNVTETISMIEEQNFDIRTITMGISLLDCIDPDINKACDKIYAKITTKAKDLVKVGNEISAELGIPIVNKRVSVTPISIIGAATDAKDYVMIAKTLDRAAIEVGIDFIGGFSALVQKGYQKGDEILINSIPQALSQTSKVCASVNVGSTKTGINMSAVRDMGRIIKETAAASEMGCAKLVVFANAVEDNPFMAGAFHGVGEADVVINVGVSGPGVVKRALEKVRGESFDVVAETVKKTAFKITRIGQLVGQMASERLGVKFGIVDLSLAPTPAVGDSVARVLEEMGLEAVGTHGTTAALALLNDAVKKGGVMACNQVGGLSGAFIPVSEDEGMIAAVRAGSLNLEKLEAMTAICSVGLDMIAIPADTPSESIAAMIADEAAIGVINQKTTAVRIIPLGREGDMIEFGGLLGRAPVMKINKASSADFIARGGQIPAPIHSFKN, encoded by the coding sequence ATGGACATCAAAAATGTAACCGAAACAATCTCGATGATCGAAGAGCAAAATTTTGACATCAGAACGATCACGATGGGCATTAGTTTGCTTGACTGTATCGATCCTGATATAAACAAGGCTTGCGACAAAATTTACGCAAAAATCACCACTAAAGCCAAAGACCTAGTCAAAGTGGGCAATGAAATTTCTGCTGAGCTAGGCATACCAATTGTCAATAAAAGAGTGAGCGTGACGCCTATCTCGATAATCGGCGCCGCAACGGACGCAAAAGACTACGTGATGATCGCAAAGACGCTTGATAGAGCGGCTATTGAGGTTGGTATTGATTTTATAGGTGGTTTTTCAGCTTTAGTTCAAAAGGGATATCAAAAGGGCGATGAAATTTTGATAAATTCTATCCCACAAGCACTTTCTCAGACTTCAAAAGTATGTGCAAGTGTCAATGTCGGCTCAACAAAAACTGGCATAAATATGAGCGCAGTGCGTGACATGGGACGTATCATAAAAGAGACGGCGGCAGCTTCGGAGATGGGTTGTGCTAAGCTTGTCGTCTTTGCAAACGCAGTCGAGGACAATCCTTTCATGGCTGGGGCATTTCATGGCGTGGGCGAGGCTGATGTGGTGATAAATGTTGGCGTTTCTGGTCCAGGCGTGGTAAAAAGGGCACTTGAAAAGGTGCGTGGCGAGAGCTTTGACGTGGTAGCTGAGACTGTGAAAAAGACGGCATTTAAGATCACGCGTATCGGCCAGCTAGTTGGCCAGATGGCGAGTGAGCGCCTTGGGGTTAAATTTGGTATCGTCGATCTCTCTCTTGCTCCGACGCCTGCTGTGGGCGACTCGGTAGCTCGTGTGCTTGAAGAGATGGGGCTTGAGGCTGTTGGTACACACGGAACGACTGCGGCACTTGCTCTCCTAAATGACGCAGTAAAAAAAGGTGGCGTCATGGCGTGCAATCAAGTTGGCGGCTTAAGCGGTGCGTTTATCCCAGTTTCTGAGGATGAGGGTATGATAGCGGCGGTGCGCGCGGGATCGCTAAATTTAGAAAAGCTTGAAGCGATGACCGCGATATGCTCGGTTGGTCTTGATATGATCGCCATACCTGCGGACACGCCAAGCGAGAGCATAGCTGCGATGATCGCTGATGAGGCGGCTATCGGCGTTATAAATCAAAAAACAACAGCGGTTCGTATCATACCATTAGGCCGTGAGGGCGATATGATCGAGTTTGGCGGTCTTTTAGGAAGAGCGCCTGTGATGAAGATAAACAAAGCCTCTAGTGCCGACTTCATCGCTCGTGGCGGACAAATTCCGGCTCCAATTCATAGTTTTAAAAACTAA
- a CDS encoding cytochrome-c oxidase, whose product MKILSLLTALLFGAVCGFANDGKVRSIDIYVTPYYSANAGKVEYVKVYDKIDELLKSGKEEDFKKAEKIVQDAPQMVSPTTLFVLSARAYDLGLRDDAVFWFYAAKNRAILLRGVIDMEGEKFTDVVAAIGAFMKLVGDVVNPYAFCDIKKQQEIADKALEWTKKNAYEAMFSPEFSSPHEDRKAALAKGIEKLETRNKKEKDYFLDKDNLANFKAMRKQNGTDEKFCF is encoded by the coding sequence ATGAAAATTTTATCACTGCTTACGGCGCTACTTTTTGGAGCGGTATGTGGCTTTGCAAATGATGGCAAAGTAAGAAGTATCGACATCTACGTCACGCCATACTACTCAGCAAATGCTGGCAAGGTGGAGTACGTAAAGGTCTATGATAAGATAGATGAGCTTTTAAAAAGTGGCAAAGAAGAGGACTTTAAAAAGGCTGAAAAGATCGTGCAAGACGCCCCGCAAATGGTCTCTCCGACAACTCTTTTTGTCCTTTCAGCTCGCGCATACGATCTTGGACTTCGTGATGATGCGGTATTTTGGTTTTATGCGGCAAAAAATCGCGCGATCTTGCTAAGAGGCGTTATAGACATGGAGGGCGAGAAATTTACTGACGTGGTGGCCGCGATAGGGGCGTTTATGAAGCTTGTTGGCGACGTGGTCAATCCTTATGCATTTTGCGATATCAAAAAGCAACAAGAGATCGCTGATAAAGCGCTTGAATGGACTAAGAAAAATGCCTATGAAGCGATGTTCTCGCCAGAATTTAGCTCGCCTCACGAAGATAGAAAAGCAGCCCTTGCAAAAGGCATAGAAAAGCTAGAAACTCGCAATAAAAAAGAGAAAGATTACTTTTTAGACAAAGACAATCTTGCTAACTTTAAAGCTATGCGCAAGCAAAATGGCACTGATGAGAAATTTTGCTTCTAA
- a CDS encoding DUF4172 domain-containing protein, whose amino-acid sequence MRQHPNYPNFSFDKRAIDTLTNKLEQDHKNLKELTSNISRDDLLKVQISALEDEIISSSLIGGERLKRSSIRS is encoded by the coding sequence ATACGACAACATCCCAACTACCCAAATTTTTCTTTCGACAAAAGAGCAATAGACACCCTTACAAATAAGCTAGAGCAAGACCATAAAAATTTAAAAGAGCTAACAAGCAATATCAGCAGAGACGATCTTTTAAAGGTGCAAATTAGTGCACTTGAAGATGAAATAATAAGTTCATCTCTCATAGGGGGCGAAAGGCTTAAAAGATCAAGCATTCGCTCGTAG
- a CDS encoding bifunctional 2-C-methyl-D-erythritol 4-phosphate cytidylyltransferase/2-C-methyl-D-erythritol 2,4-cyclodiphosphate synthase: MLDISLIMLGAGNSSRFELPVKKQWLRIGSDPLWLFATKNLSNFYTFKEIIVVSKECKYMSKFASNYKFVDGGETRQDSLKNALELVNSEFVLVSDIARPCISSELFHKIIEAASQADCVVPALKIADTAYLGENVVDRDKVKLIQTPQLSRTALLKKALNSGEIYTDDSSAMRAIGASVWQILGDEMARKITYKEDLAKISALKEPENEVFVGNGFDVHEFEKGRPLILCGEKIDYEFGLKAHSDGDVALHALTDAILGAAGLGDIGELFPDTDAKFKDISSIYLLQEAYKRVQSVGFVLTNADITVMAQKPKISKLKSKMEANIAKALNLSQSRINVKATTTEGLGFVGRCEGIAVMASASLKFYNWTQI, from the coding sequence TTGCTTGATATATCACTTATAATGCTTGGAGCAGGAAATTCTAGCCGTTTTGAGCTACCAGTAAAGAAGCAATGGCTTCGAATAGGAAGCGATCCACTTTGGCTATTTGCTACTAAAAATTTGAGTAACTTTTACACATTTAAAGAGATCATTGTCGTTAGCAAAGAGTGCAAATATATGTCAAAATTTGCTTCAAATTATAAATTTGTTGATGGTGGTGAGACTAGACAAGATAGCCTAAAAAACGCGCTTGAATTAGTAAATAGCGAATTTGTCTTAGTTAGCGATATCGCTCGCCCTTGTATCTCAAGCGAGCTTTTTCACAAAATTATAGAAGCAGCGAGTCAAGCTGATTGTGTAGTTCCAGCGCTAAAGATCGCAGACACCGCTTATCTTGGCGAAAATGTGGTTGATAGAGATAAGGTAAAGCTTATCCAAACACCACAACTCTCTCGTACAGCACTTCTTAAAAAAGCTCTCAATAGCGGTGAAATTTACACAGATGATAGCTCGGCTATGAGAGCCATTGGCGCAAGCGTTTGGCAAATTTTAGGTGATGAGATGGCAAGAAAGATCACTTACAAAGAGGATCTTGCCAAAATTTCTGCTTTAAAAGAGCCCGAAAATGAAGTCTTTGTGGGAAACGGCTTTGATGTGCATGAGTTTGAAAAAGGTCGTCCTTTGATTCTTTGTGGCGAGAAGATCGACTATGAGTTTGGACTAAAGGCTCACAGCGACGGCGACGTGGCACTTCATGCGCTAACTGACGCTATCTTGGGGGCTGCTGGGCTTGGCGATATAGGTGAGCTTTTCCCCGATACGGACGCTAAATTTAAAGATATTAGCTCTATTTATTTGCTGCAAGAAGCCTACAAAAGGGTGCAAAGTGTGGGCTTTGTGCTAACAAACGCTGATATCACGGTAATGGCACAAAAACCAAAAATTTCAAAACTAAAGTCAAAAATGGAGGCAAATATCGCAAAAGCTCTAAATTTAAGCCAAAGCCGCATAAATGTAAAAGCGACGACTACTGAAGGACTTGGCTTTGTCGGCAGATGCGAGGGGATCGCCGTTATGGCAAGTGCTAGCCTTAAATTTTATAACTGGACACAAATATGA
- a CDS encoding Mrp/NBP35 family ATP-binding protein: MLNKEEVLNRLKGVIYPGFEKDIVSFGFVKNVEIGDKILIEVEIVSSSPEVANELKTDIKRVMGSNEYVLNLIQPKIPEEKSNTQSGKNIAPQVKNFVMVSSGKGGVGKSTTTLNLAISMAKLGKKVGILDADIYGPNIPRMLGEVNTQPQVVGNKLKPILSHGVEMMSMGVLMEEGMSLIWRGSMIMKAIEQLLKDVLWSELDVLFLDMPPGTGDAQLTLAQSVPVTAGVCVTTPQVVALDDSKRALDMFEKLHIPIAGVIENMSGFICPDNGKEYDIFGKGTTEEIAKAYNTQILAEIPIEPAVRVGGDNGKPVSFYEPNSVTAKRYESAAARLWEVIENINSDGGADNSAIQPVNDGKSACSK; this comes from the coding sequence ATGTTAAATAAAGAAGAGGTCTTAAATAGGCTAAAAGGTGTTATATATCCTGGTTTTGAAAAAGATATAGTTAGCTTTGGCTTTGTAAAAAATGTAGAAATCGGCGATAAAATTTTAATCGAAGTCGAGATAGTTAGCTCAAGCCCAGAAGTGGCAAACGAGCTAAAAACGGACATCAAACGTGTCATGGGCTCAAATGAATATGTGCTAAATTTAATCCAGCCAAAGATACCTGAGGAGAAAAGTAACACTCAAAGTGGCAAAAATATCGCGCCTCAAGTTAAAAATTTCGTGATGGTAAGCTCAGGAAAAGGTGGCGTTGGTAAATCAACCACGACTCTAAATTTAGCCATCTCAATGGCAAAACTAGGCAAAAAAGTGGGAATTTTAGACGCTGACATCTACGGACCAAACATCCCAAGGATGCTTGGCGAAGTAAATACCCAGCCACAAGTCGTTGGCAACAAGCTAAAGCCGATACTTAGCCATGGTGTCGAGATGATGAGTATGGGCGTTTTGATGGAGGAGGGCATGAGCCTTATCTGGCGTGGTTCAATGATAATGAAAGCGATCGAGCAGCTGCTAAAAGACGTGCTTTGGAGTGAGCTTGATGTCTTGTTTCTCGACATGCCTCCAGGAACGGGCGACGCGCAGCTAACTCTAGCTCAAAGCGTGCCAGTAACGGCAGGTGTCTGCGTCACAACGCCACAAGTGGTAGCGCTTGACGATAGTAAACGTGCGCTTGATATGTTTGAGAAGCTCCACATCCCAATCGCTGGAGTTATCGAAAATATGAGTGGTTTTATCTGCCCAGATAATGGCAAAGAGTATGACATCTTTGGCAAAGGTACGACTGAAGAGATAGCAAAAGCTTACAATACGCAAATTTTAGCTGAAATCCCTATCGAGCCAGCTGTTCGTGTGGGCGGTGATAATGGCAAGCCAGTTAGCTTTTACGAGCCAAACTCAGTCACTGCAAAACGTTACGAGAGTGCGGCTGCAAGACTTTGGGAAGTGATAGAGAATATAAATAGTGATGGCGGAGCTGATAACTCGGCGATCCAGCCCGTAAATGACGGCAAGAGTGCTTGCTCGAAGTAA
- a CDS encoding YagU family protein — protein sequence MSNLVTKPRFALAALIGLVAGVVSAFVKWGAEFPLPPRSPMDMFNAACGPESAIRAADAIDCSRNFLNPPYVFLRDYLGVADPNAAIYEFAGHAFNYVMMTHILFSIVFAVAYCVLAEKFPKITIWQGLLVGVIVNIAVHVITLPILGLTPPLWTLPWYEHVSEFVGHMIWFWSIEIIRHDLRARITKEKDPSDYCCCNA from the coding sequence ATGTCAAATTTAGTAACAAAACCTAGATTTGCTCTGGCTGCATTGATCGGCCTTGTCGCTGGCGTTGTCTCAGCCTTTGTCAAATGGGGAGCAGAATTCCCACTTCCTCCAAGAAGTCCGATGGATATGTTTAACGCTGCTTGCGGACCAGAGAGTGCCATTAGAGCAGCCGATGCAATCGATTGCTCTAGAAATTTCTTAAATCCGCCTTATGTATTTTTAAGGGATTATTTGGGCGTAGCCGATCCAAATGCCGCTATTTACGAGTTTGCAGGGCATGCGTTTAACTACGTAATGATGACGCATATATTGTTTTCGATCGTTTTCGCGGTTGCTTATTGTGTTTTGGCTGAAAAATTTCCAAAGATTACAATATGGCAAGGCTTACTAGTTGGTGTTATCGTAAATATCGCTGTTCACGTGATCACATTGCCTATTTTGGGACTTACTCCACCACTTTGGACACTCCCTTGGTACGAGCATGTATCTGAATTTGTCGGCCACATGATATGGTTCTGGTCAATAGAGATCATCCGTCACGACCTAAGAGCTAGGATCACAAAAGAAAAAGATCCAAGTGATTATTGCTGCTGCAACGCATAA
- a CDS encoding sulfate adenylyltransferase, translated as MTSARKNSEISINTEVFGALELIKNKILSDYDSLMDDEQIKEVSKKGYFNGEPMPYSFGFAPFGELNQNITSKLAPGQKVNLSLDGKIVGHINVAKVFKFDENMRAKNIFLANEASNDKELNLGKYGISGEFELYDESMQISKNALNDLIKEDSAKKITAVFLTADPFNRAHERLVRMTIDKADLVIIFLIRTREEKHVDYEIRKQVLDYFIQNYLPTKKVFVFALKNTTLFSSHANPTLECIAASRFGANKLVIGQNHSGIGMFFDHNEAHTILDIYKNDLNLEVIVLPELVYCNKCKTLVSTKSCPHGQHHQIKYHPDVIKELLFNGIMPPAILVRPEISALVLSKLFTNRFKDVQKLCDDLFVNSGLLENKTDRDFYEELMKLYQTSSLT; from the coding sequence ATGACGTCAGCAAGAAAAAATAGTGAAATTTCAATCAATACCGAAGTTTTCGGTGCTTTGGAGCTAATAAAAAATAAAATTCTCTCAGATTACGACTCGCTTATGGATGATGAACAGATAAAAGAGGTGAGCAAAAAAGGCTATTTTAATGGCGAGCCGATGCCGTATTCTTTTGGATTTGCTCCATTTGGTGAGCTAAATCAAAATATTACTAGCAAGCTTGCTCCTGGACAAAAGGTAAATCTAAGTCTTGATGGTAAGATCGTTGGACACATTAATGTTGCTAAAGTCTTTAAATTTGACGAGAATATGAGGGCTAAAAATATATTTTTAGCAAATGAAGCCAGCAATGATAAAGAGCTAAATTTAGGCAAATACGGCATTAGTGGCGAATTTGAGCTTTATGATGAAAGTATGCAAATAAGCAAAAATGCACTAAATGATCTAATAAAAGAAGATAGCGCTAAAAAGATAACGGCGGTCTTTTTAACGGCTGATCCATTTAATAGAGCTCACGAGCGCCTTGTTAGAATGACTATTGATAAGGCTGATTTAGTAATCATTTTTCTAATACGAACACGCGAAGAAAAACACGTTGATTACGAGATTAGAAAGCAAGTGCTAGATTATTTTATACAAAATTATTTGCCGACAAAAAAGGTCTTTGTCTTTGCTCTAAAAAATACGACTCTTTTTAGCTCACACGCAAACCCAACACTTGAGTGTATCGCTGCTTCAAGATTTGGGGCAAATAAACTAGTCATTGGACAAAACCACTCAGGAATTGGAATGTTTTTTGATCACAATGAAGCTCATACGATTCTTGATATTTATAAAAACGACCTAAATTTAGAGGTAATCGTGCTGCCAGAGCTAGTTTATTGCAACAAATGTAAGACGCTAGTTAGTACCAAAAGTTGCCCACACGGACAACACCATCAAATCAAATATCACCCAGATGTTATCAAAGAGCTGCTATTTAACGGCATTATGCCTCCAGCTATTCTTGTGAGGCCAGAAATTTCTGCACTGGTTTTAAGCAAACTCTTTACAAATCGCTTCAAAGACGTGCAAAAGCTTTGCGATGACCTTTTTGTAAATTCAGGACTGCTTGAAAACAAAACTGACCGCGACTTTTACGAGGAGCTCATGAAGCTCTACCAGACATCATCACTCACTTAA
- a CDS encoding response regulator yields MKILIVENEIYLAGSMASKLADFGYDCEIAKSVKEALKFENFDVVLLSTTLPGQDFYPVIEKFKSSIIILLIAYINSDTVLKPIQAGAVDYIQKPFMIEELVRKIKHFEEFRNFKNEIKNYESYVNYALKEYEISSFEAKKIKFPLLLKSSKSGYSDKFIFSYVKACKLPFLFLGKACFSELEKALAKNGDELIYMTNLEELKQEEKEKILEICKKKKVAISTSDFTQKAPFDELELSGRDKNFNIDEIVTIDEYIKYIIVNYQDKFPDTELSKKLGISRKSLWEKRKKYDVSKKK; encoded by the coding sequence ATGAAAATTTTAATAGTAGAAAATGAAATTTACCTAGCTGGCTCGATGGCTAGTAAACTAGCTGATTTTGGCTACGACTGCGAGATCGCTAAAAGCGTAAAAGAGGCATTGAAGTTTGAAAATTTTGATGTAGTGTTACTTTCTACCACACTTCCAGGGCAGGATTTTTACCCTGTTATCGAAAAATTTAAAAGCTCTATCATCATCTTACTAATCGCTTATATTAATAGCGACACTGTGCTAAAACCGATTCAGGCAGGTGCGGTTGATTACATCCAAAAGCCATTTATGATAGAAGAGCTAGTTAGAAAGATAAAGCATTTTGAGGAATTTAGAAATTTCAAAAACGAGATCAAAAACTATGAAAGCTACGTAAATTATGCTTTAAAAGAGTACGAAATTTCTAGCTTTGAGGCAAAAAAAATAAAATTTCCATTGCTTTTAAAATCAAGCAAAAGCGGATATAGCGATAAATTTATATTTAGCTACGTAAAAGCTTGCAAATTACCATTTTTATTTTTAGGCAAAGCCTGTTTCTCTGAGCTTGAAAAGGCATTAGCTAAAAATGGTGATGAGCTAATCTATATGACAAATTTAGAGGAGCTAAAACAAGAAGAAAAAGAGAAAATTTTAGAAATTTGCAAAAAGAAAAAGGTCGCGATCTCAACTAGCGACTTTACGCAAAAAGCACCATTTGACGAGCTTGAACTTTCAGGACGCGATAAAAATTTCAATATCGATGAGATCGTTACGATCGATGAATACATAAAGTACATAATCGTTAATTATCAAGATAAATTCCCTGATACAGAACTTAGCAAAAAGCTTGGAATTTCTAGAAAATCACTTTGGGAAAAGAGAAAGAAATATGACGTCAGCAAGAAAAAATAG
- a CDS encoding ACT domain-containing protein: MKAIVTVVGKDRVGIVAGVSAKLSELGLNIDDISQTILDEFFTMMAVVSSNENKDFTVLREELNKLGESLKVKINIQSSAIFDAMHTI, encoded by the coding sequence ATGAAAGCGATCGTAACCGTAGTCGGAAAAGATAGAGTTGGCATCGTTGCTGGCGTCTCAGCAAAGCTTAGCGAGCTAGGGCTAAACATAGATGATATCTCACAGACTATTTTAGATGAGTTTTTTACGATGATGGCGGTGGTTTCAAGTAATGAAAATAAGGATTTTACGGTCCTAAGAGAAGAGCTTAATAAACTTGGAGAGAGCCTAAAAGTAAAGATAAATATCCAAAGTTCTGCTATCTTTGATGCGATGCATACAATCTAA